GCGCAGCGCCTCGGGCAGAAGCCGGGCGAGCCCTCTACCGGTGATCGCGCTGGTGCGCACGATCACGGGCTCGGGCACGAAGCCGAGCCTCCGCTCCAGCTGGCGTTCGACCTCGGCGCCGCGGTGACCGTTCTCGATCGTGTCCCACTTGTTCAGCACCAGCACGAGCGGCCGGCCGCGGTCGAGCGCGAGGCGCGCGATCTTCGCGTCCTGCTCGGCCACGCCCGTCTCCGCGTCGAGCACGAGCAAGCCCACGTCGGCGCGCTCGATCGTGCGCAGCGCCATCAGAGCGCTGCCGCGCTCGAGCCGGTCGGAGCGGCGGCCCGGCTTGCGCATACCCGCGGTGTCGACGAGCACGACCTCGCGCTCGTCGACGCGCAGGAAGGAGTCGGTCGAGTCGCGCGTGGTTCCTGGCTCGTCGGCGACGATGTTGCGCTCCTCTCCGAGCAGCGCGTTCAGGAGCGACGACTTGCCGACGTTCGGTCGGCCCACGATCGCGAGCCGAGGCGGACCCGCCCGTCGCTCGGTCGCCACGGGCTCGCTGGACGCGGGAAGGCGCTCGGCGATCGCGATCTCGAGGTCGACGAGGCCGCGCGCGTGCGCGGCCGAGGTCGGAATGATCTCCGGGAAGCCGAGCCGGTGGAACTCCGCGCTCGCCGCCTCGAGCTTGGGGTTGTCGGCCTTGTTCGCGACGACCACGACCTGGGGGCCGGCGCGCCGCAGGAGCTCTGCGATCTGCTGGTCGCCGGGCAGCACTCCGTCGCGCGCGTCGACGACGAAGACGATCACCGCCGCGTCCGCCACGACCAGGTCCACCTGGCGCCGGATCGCGGCCGGAATTCCCAGCTCGGCCTCCGGGTCCAGGCCGCCCGTGTCCACGAGCAGGACCTCGCGGCCCTCGATCAGCGAGAGCGAGGCGACGCGATCGCGCGTCACCCCGGGGCGGTCCTCGACCAACGAGCGGCTCTCGCGCAGGAGCCGGTTGAACAACGTCGACTTTCCGACGTTTGCGCGACCGACGATGGCGACCAGCGGCGGGCCCTCTCTGCCACTTTTGCTCATCTGCGCGCCACTCCAGAACGTTCCAGTGCGGTCACTGGTTGACACAGCTTGCGGTTTTGGGCGAGGCTCGCACGGTTCGCTTGCTCCGGGAGGGTCGGTTCGATGGTGCATGCAGCGGGATCTCTGTCCGTTCGAACCGCGTTCCTGGCGCTCGCGCTGATGGCCGCGCTCTCGGGAGCGCCCGGAGACGCGAAGGCCGATGCGAGCCAGCTCTGCCGCGCGGGGGCGAATCTGGTTCTCGCGCCGTTCGATGCCCTGCTCGCGCCCGTCATCATCGGCAAGGACATGTACTACGGCCTGACCGAGATCGACGACGAGCTCGCGCTCAAGGTCGCGGGCGCCGTTCCGGGCTTCATCTTCCTGAACGGCGTGCAGGTCGGCGGCGCGATCTTCCGCGAGATCTCGGCGGTCTTCGAGTTCATTCCCGGACTTGTCACGCTCTTCCGCGAGGGCTCCCAGCCGGCGCTCTACCGCTCCGCCGAGGACGCTTGGGCGCTCTACGCCGAGCAGTACGGCCCCTGCCCGGTCAAGATCGGCATCTCGTACAACACGATCAACGACGGCTGATCGCCCGGAGCACGCGCTCGATCGCGGGCTCGCGCGCTTCCGCATCGATCCACTCGAGCTCTGGCTCGGCGCGGAACCAGGTGCGCTGTCGCTTCGCGTAGCGCCGGGGCGCGATGAAGGCGCGCTCGATCGCGTCGGCGCGCGAGAGGCGGCCCGCGAGCAGATCTCCGGCCTCGCGATAGCCAATGGCGCGAAGCGGGCGCAGGCCGGGCGCGAACCCCGCCGCCAGGAGCGAAGCGAGCTCCTCGACGAGCCCGGCCGCGAAGATCGCCTCGGTTCGCGCTCGCAGGCGGCTCGCGAGCCGATCGCGATCCATCGCCAGACCCAGCCAGACGACCTCGAACGGCCGATCGCCGAACGCGTGACGCGCCTGCTCGGCCGAAATCGGACTTCGCGCGAGCCGATGCGCCTCGAGCGCGCGAACCGTGCGCACGCGGTCGGCTCGGCCGATCCGCGCTGCGGCCGCGGGGTCCACGCGCTCGAGCTCGGCGCGCAGATCCTCGCTCGATCGGGTCTCGAGCTCGGCTCGGAGCGCCGCGTCCGATCCGAGGCCCGCGATCAGCCCGCCCGCGAACGCCCGCGCGTAGAGCCCGGTGCCACCGACGAGCAGGACCGGGCGTCCGCGCGCGGCGATCTCGAACGCGGCCCTGCGCGCGAGCTCGGCCCAGCGGCCCGCGGACATCGGCTCGTCGGGATCCACCAGGTCGAGGCCGTGATGGGGAACCTCGGCGCGAACCGCCGCGCTCGGCTTTGCGGTGCCGATGTCCATGCCGCGGTAGACCTGCATCGAGTCCGCGCTCACCACCTCGGCGCCGGACCGACGCGCCACGGCGCAGGCGAGCTCCGTCTTGCCTGTCCCGGTCGGGCCGACGATCGCGATCACGCGCGGGCGATCCGCCGCCACTAGCGTCGCAGGAAGCGGCGCTCGAGCTCGGCTCGGTCGAGCGTCGCCAGGATCGGCCGGCCGTGCGGGCAGTTCGGGAACCAGAGCGTGTCGTCGAGGGCTTCGAGGAGCGCGCCGGCCTCGCGCGGGTCGAGCCGATCGCCCTTTCGCACCGCCGCGTGGCACGCCGAGCTGGCCAGGAGCTCGTGCAGCGCGCGCTCGAGCCCGTCGCGCGACTCGCGGGGTCCGGGCTCGGCGAGCGCGCGCGCGGTCTCGGCGAGCATTTCCGGCCAACTCGCTCCCCGCCGCCCGGCGAGGAGCGCGGGCAGCGAGCGCAGGCTCGCGCGCACGGTTCCGCGCAGAGTGGCCGCGCCCGTCTCGAGCTCGATTCCGGCGCGTGCGAGAAGCTCGGCGTTCGCGTCGAGTATCTCCGCGTCCGCGCGCGACAGCTCGAGCTCCAGCGGAACCAGAAGCGGCTGGCGTTCCAGCTTGTCCTCGAGCACGGCGCGCCGCAGGCGCTCGAACAGCACGCGCTCGTGAGCGGCGTGCTGGTCGATCAACACGAGGCCGGACTCGCCTTCCAGCACCAGATACAGCCCTAGCGCCTGGCCGACGTAGCGCAGCCGCGCGAACGAGAGCCCGGGCGATGCTGCCGTCGGGCGGCTGTCCGCGCTCTCGGCGACCCCAGGTGGTGTAGGGGCGAAGAGGCCCGCGGAGAGGTCGAAGTCGCCGGCGGCCACGGCCCCGCCCCCGCCCTGCGCGAGGGGCGCGAGCCGGTACTCGAGTGCGGCCGAGGTTCCGACGCGCACCGCCGCCCCGATCGCTCGGCGCAGCAGAGCGGTGACCGCGGCCGGATCGCGGAAGCGCACCTCCCACTTCGCCGGGTGCACGTTCACGTCCACCTCACCCGGGTCGACCTGAAGGAAGAGCACGACGACCGGGTAGCGTCCCGGCGGAAGCGCGTCGCGGTACGCGTCGCGCACCGCGAACTGCAGCAGCCGGTCGCGCACCGGTCGTCCGTTCACGTAGACGTGCAGGTCCGACGGGCCGCTGCGGAGCACGTGCGTCGGGCTCGCGAAGCCCGTCACGCGCAACGTCGGCGTCTCGCCCCCGACCGGCCGCAGATCCTCGCCCGCCCCGGGCGGCAGCACCGCCAGCACCCGCTCGCGCGCGTCTCGGGTCGGCAGCCAGAGCAGCGCTCGGCGTCCGTCGCGCTCGAGCTCGAAGCGAACGTCCGGACGCGCGAGCGCGATCCGCTCCAGCCAGCGCACGACGTGGGACGCTTCGGTGACCGCGCTCTTCAGGAACTTGCGGCGGGCGGGCACCCGCCCGAAGAGCTCCAGGACCTCGATCGTGGTGCCCTCCGCGCAGGCGACCGGCGCGGATCGCTCGATGCCCGCCCCGAAGCCCTCGAGCTCGGTGCCGATCGCGTCCTCGCGCTGCCGCGTGCGCATTCGCACCGCCGCGACCGAGGCGATGCTCGGCAGGGCCTCGCCCCGGAAGCCCAGCGAGCTCACGCGGGCCAGGTCTTCGGCGCTCTCCAGCTTGCTCGTGGCGTGCCGCTCGAAGGCCAGCCGGGCGTCCTCCGGACCCATCCCGGTGCCGTCGTCGCTGACCGAGATCGCGGCCATTCCGCCTTCCCGGATCGCGACGCGGATCTGTGTCGCGTGCGCGTCCAGGGCGTTCTCGACCAGCTCCTTCACCACCGAAGCCGGGCGCTCGACGACTTCGCCGGCGGCGATCTGATTGACGAGCTCGGATGGAAGTACGCGGACTTTCCCCACCTTCGGGAAAGTATCACGCGCGCTCTGCGCCGCTCGGCGCGTTCGCGGCAAGTGAGAAATTCCTTGACAGTCGGCCGACCTTGGAGAACCTCTTGCGGATCGAGGGGGGTTGATATGTCAGGCTTGGCTCCGTCTGCGGAACCCAGGGCACAGATCGGAGGAGCGAGTCCTCTGCTCAAGGGATCCTCGGGCGCCACGCGACGCCGCGGCGACCGCCTGGTCGGATCGAGCCGCGCGATCCAGCGCGCGATCGAGCAGATCTCCGTCGCCGGCCGCGGCCGATTCCACGTCTTCGTGTCGGCTGAAGACGGCGCGGAGAAGGAGCTGATCGCGCGGCTGGTCCATCAGGCCAGTGACTGGACCACTGGCGATTTCTTCGCGCTCGACGCCTCACTCGTCCCCGAGACACTTCTCGCTCGCGAGTTGCTCGGCTGCGAGCGCGGCGCGCTGCCCTCGTTGCCCACGGAGTCGGTCGGCGCCTTCGCCAGGAATGCGGGCGGAACGGTCCTGATCGACCGCATCGAGGCCATCCCGAGGGATCTGCAGCGCGTGCTCGGGGTCGCGCTCGGCGAGGGTCAGATTCGCCGCGTCGGCGCGAGCGCGACCACCCCGCTCGACTGCCGGGTGATCGGATCGAGCATCGAGAGCCTCGACTCGCTGGTGCAGAGCGGAAAGCTCGATCCGGACCTCGGAGAGCGGCTGCGCCTGCTCGAGATCCGCATCCCCGCGCTTCGCGACCGGCGCGAGGACGTGCTGCCGCTCGCGTCGCGGGCGCTAACGCAGGCGAGCGAGGAGATCGAACGCGAGCTCGGCCGGCCGGCTAGCGCGCGTGGCTTCACGCGCGAGGCGCAGCAGCGGATGCAGGACTACGGCTGGCCGGGAAACGAGCGCGAGCTGCTGGAGCGGGTCCGCGCGGCGCTGCGAATGGCGCGCGGCGAAGAGATCGACGCGGACGACCTGCAGCTGGGATCCGAGGCGAGTGACGAGGTGCCGTCGTTCCGCGACGCGAAACGCGCCTTCGAGCGCGACTACGTCGGGCGCGTGCTGCGCCTCTGCGGCGGCAACATCAGCCGGGCCGCGCGCATCGCCAAGAAGGACCGCAAGGACTTCTACGACGTGCTGCGCCGCAACGGCATCGATCCGGACGAGTTCCGCTAGTCCGCGCGTCGTGCGCAAGCGCGCCGCGCTATGCTCCGGGCGATGATCGCAGCCGTCGTGCAGATGACGTCGGGCTCCGAGGTCGCGCGAAACCTGTCGTGCGCCGCGGAGCTGATCGAGGCGGCCGCGCGCCGCGGCGCGGAGATCGTCGCCCTGCCCGAGAACTTCGCGCTGATGCGCGAAGCCACGGGGCCAGGCCGAAACCCCCACGCGCAGGACGTTCCCGGCGGCGAGATCGTGCGCTTCCTGCGCGAGCGCGCGGCGGAGCACCGGATCGTGCTCGCCGGCGGCACGTTCCCGGAGCGGATCGACGGCGATTCGCGGGTCTTCAACACCTCGATCGTGATCGATCGCGGCGGCGAGATTCTCGCGCGCTACCGCAAGATCCACCTCTTCGACGTCGATCTGCCGGGCGCGGTGCACCGCGAGTCGGAGAGCGTCGCGCCCGGAAGCGAGGTCGTGGTCGCGAAGCTCGCGGACTGCACGCTCGGCCTCTCGGTCTGCTACGACGTGCGCTTCCCGGAGCTCTACCGCGCGCTGGTCGACCGAGGCGCGACCGTGCTGCTCGTGCCCGCGGCCTTCACGGTTCCCACCGGCCGCGACCACTGGGAGGTCCTGCTGCGCGCGCGCGCGATCGAGAGCCAGTGTTTCGTGATTGCCGCGGCGCAGTGGGGCGAGCACGGCCCCACCCGCCGATCGTACGGCCGCGCGCAGATCGTCGATCCCTGGGGCACGGTGCTCTGCACGGCGCCCGACGGCGAAGGCGTCGCGCTCGCCGAGCTCGATTTCGGGCGGCTCGAGGACGTGCGCCGGCGGCTGCCCTCGCTTCGACACCGCCGGCTCTAGCGCTGCATCGCCTCAAGCGGGTCCGGCGCGCTGCCGATTTCCGCTGCGATGGCGAAGGCAGCGCTGATCGTGCGCGCGGCGGGAAAGCCCGACGTGGTTTTCGAGATCGTCTCGGCCGAGACCCTGATCGGGCGCGCGCCGACGTGCGGCCTGCAGCTGGCCGACGAGAGCATCAGCCGCGAGCACTCGGTGGTTCTGGCGGACGGCGGAACCTACCTGCTCGAAGACCTTCAGAGCACCAACGGTATCAAGGTGAACGGCAAGCGCGTCCGCTCGACCGAGCTCGACCACGGGGACGAGATCGAGATCGGCCAGACCCGCCTGATCTTCCGGCGCGAGTAGCGCGCGAACCCGGCAGGGGAACTCCGTTGCCCAGTTTGGACGCCTGTCCTGCCCCCTGGGCAGATCGCCCCCCCTCCCCGCCCCTGATCCGCGCCCCGGGGGCGGGCACGGCGCTTGCTCAGCCCGGGGCCGTGAACTTCCACTGGCTGTCCCGCCGCGCGAGAGAGATCGTCTCCGAGACCCTCCAGCAGGAGGCCGAGGTGGAGCTCGAGATCGAGCGCATGCTGGTCGCCGGGGCCGTCGTGGTCCGCGAGGGCGAGCACTACCGCATCGAGAGCGGTGACGACGTCTGGGGCGAGCTCGAGGCGCGCGCGCGGCTGCTCGAAGGCCTGTGCGGCTGCGGCTCGCTGCTCTCCTCGCACGGCGCGCGAGCGCAGTGCCGCAGCTGCGGCCGCGAGTACCGGCGGATCTAGTCAGGCGGGCCGGCTAGGCGCCCTCCGGGCTCTCCTGCCGCATCCGCTCCCAGCCCTCTTTCACCAGCCGACAGGCCTCCTCGCTGGTGTCGACCAGCGAGAAGAGCTTCAGGTCCTTCTTCGCGATCATTCCCATCTCGAGCACGCGGGTCTCGAGCCATCCGATCAGGCCCGACCAGTAGTCGCTGCCGACCAGGATGACCGGAATGTCGCGGCACTTTCCGGTCTGCTTCAGCGTCAGGCACTCGAACATCTCGTCGAGCGTGCCGAAGCCGCCGGGCAGCATGACGAATGCGCAGGCGTACTTCACGAACATGACCTTGCGCACGAAGAAGTAGTCGAAGTGGATCGCGGTATCGGCGTAGCCGTTGTCGTGCTGCTCGAAGGGCAGCTTGATGTTCAGGCCGATCGACGGTGCCTCGACCTCGTGGGCGCCGCGGTTGGCCGCCTCCATCGCGCCGGGCCCGCCGCCGGTGATCACCGCAAAGCCCTCGCGGCCGAGGCTGCGGCCGATCTCGCGGCCCAGGCGGTAGGTCTCGCTGTCGACCGGAGCGCGCGCGCCACCGAAGACCGACACGGCCGGCCAGATCGGGCCGAGCGTCTCAAACCCCTCGACGAACTCCGCCATGATCCGGAAGATCGTCCACGTGTCCTTGCTTCGGAATTCCTTCACGGTCTCCCGCGCTATCGGAGCTTCGCGCGGGTGAGTTGATCGGATCCTCGCAGCTCGCGCAGCGAACCAGCACGCGGTGGATGGACGCGACGTGCGTGCCGTCCTCCGACTGCAGATCGAGGCGAAGCTCGAACGTCGCGATCTTCACGCGCCCGTCGGGAAGCAGCTCGGCTTCGCCGCGCGCGTCGAGCGCGAGCTTTCCTTCCAGCCCATCGGCGACACGGAGCGACCCGCGCGTCACCGAGCCACTCGCTCGCACGAGCCCCGGCGCGTCGGGCGCGACCTCCCAGCGCAGAGGCAGCTCGACGCCCAGGTTGAAGCGCCCGGTCTGCGGCACGGTCCGCCGCGCGACCCAGGCGCGGCTGCCCTCGGGGGCGCGCGTGGGCAACGCCACGAGCAGCCAGTCGAGCAGCGCGATGTCGAACAGGATCGGGTGCGGGCTCTGCCAGAGCGGCGCCAGGATCTCCCCGTTCGTGTCGAGATCCGCCGACGCCGCCGGGCGGGCGCGGATCTCGAGCGGTGTGTCTCCGCCGAGCGTCTTCTCGTCCGGCCCGAAGCCCACGCGCCCGGTCTTCGCGGTCTGCACCCAGTAGCCCTTCTCGGAGAGCGAGAGCTCGCTTGCGCCATCGGGCATGCCCTCGGTGCGCGAGGAGTAGCGGTCGATGTAGAGCTCGACCTCGGTCTCGCCGCTCGTCTCGGGCTTCGCGCGCAGGGTCAGGTCGGCGAAGCGCACGCTCCGGACCTTCGTGCCGTCGATGTCGAAGCTCTCTTCCGCCTCGAAGCGAAAGCGCTGCTCCGGCGCGCCGGCGATGCCGTACGGCGGTGGCCCGGAGTCCGAGCAGGCGAGCAGAGACAGCCCGAGCAGCAGCCAGCGTCGCATCGGCGGCCGAGTCTCGCCCTGGCCGCCGCGTGTTTCAAGCCGCCGGAGAGCTGTGGTACGGTCTCCGAGTGGCCGAGCACGAAGGCGCGTACCCGGACTACGGAGAGACCGCCCTGGTCGCTCGCCTGCAAGCGAGCGACCATTCGGCGTTCTCGGAGCTGGTCCGGGCCCAGGGGCCGCGAATGCTGGCCGTGGCGCGGCGGCTGCTGCGCAGCGACGACGACGCGGCCGACGCGGTGCAGGAGGCGTTCATCTCCGCCTTCCGCGCGATCGGCAACTTCGAGGGCGGCGCAAGGCTCTCGACCTGGCTGCACCGGATCGTCGTGAACGCCGCGCTGATGCGCCTGCGCAGCCGCGCGCGCCGGCCCGAAATGTCGATCGACGACCTCCTGCCCCGGTTCGTCGAGGATGGCCAGTACCTCGACGAGCCGCGCGAGTGGAGGAGCCCCGAGCCGCTCGGTGCGCTCGAGCGCCGTGAGACGCGCGAGATGGTCCGGGGACTGATCGACCGGCTGCCGACCGACTACCGGACCGTGCTGCTGCTGCGCGACATCGAGGGTCTCGACACCAAGGAGACCGCGGAGCTCCTCGGCGTGACGCCGAACGCCGCGAAGATCCGCCTGCACCGCGCGCGTCTGGCGCTGCGGGGCCTGCTCGACCCGCACATGCGAGAACGAGGAGCGCCGTGAACTGCGAGGAGTGCACCGGGTTCCTGCACGACTATCTGGCGGGCGAGCTTCCGGACAAGCAGCAGCGGATCTTCGAAGGGCACCTGAGCCTGTGTCCGCAGTGCGTGGTCTACCTGGAGAGCTACCGCAAGACCCTCGCGCTCGGCGCGCTCGTCGCCGAGGAGCCCGCCGAGCCGATCCCCGAAGCCCTGGTCCACGCGATCCTGGCCGCACGCACGGTCTGAGCCGAGCGGCCCGGCGGCGTCCGTCCAGAATCCTGGAGCGAAGCCGTTGGCTGCGACCAGAACGCTGGACACTCGGTCGCCTGCCCGACGCTCAGCGCGCGTCTCGCGGCTGGCACGCAACCTGCTCACCACATTCGCGTGACAACGAGCGGATCGGGCCGAGGAGCGACATCGGAATGTGCTGGCCGCTGCACGCACCCTGAGATCGGCGCAGGCATCTCACGGGAAAGGCTTCGCCCATGAGTGGGCGGGGGAGCCGGCCCTCGCGGCAGCTATCGGGTGGTGACCTTCCCTTCCCACCGCAAGCTGGCCTGCCGCGAGGGTCGGTAACCCTGGAGCGGGGCTGCGATCGTCCACCCTCGTTCCGCGAGGCGACGCGCCAATTCCAGCGCGAGCTCCTGACGCGCGAGCTCGACGCCGCGGACTGGAACGTGAGCGAGGTGGCGCGACGGCTCCAGCTCGCGCGATCGCACGTCTACAACCTGATCAAGGTCTTCGAGCTGCGGCGCTAGCGGGCGATCCGGATCAGCAGTCCGAGCAGGCGCGCGACCCTGGGGGTCAGGCGCGTGCGCGTGTACGCGCCCGACGCGGCCTTGATCGCCTCTGCCTGCGTCGGGTACGGCAGGATCAGGTCGACGAGCCGTCCGAGCCCGTGCCCGGCCGACAATCCGAGCGCGATCGTGGCGATCAGCTCGCCCGCGTGGCGGGCCACGATCGTCGCGCCGACGACGCGATCCGTGCCCTTCTTCACGTGGATCTTCACGAAGCCGTGCTCCTCGCCCTCGGCGCGCGAGCGATCGTTCGCGCGCAGTGGCGTGACGTACGAGTCGATCGCGACCCCGTTCGCCTCGGCGTCGCGCGGGTACCAGCCGACGTGCGCCACCTCGGGATCGGTGTAGGTGCACCACGGAACGCGCAGCGCGGACACCCGGCCGCGGCCGAAGAAGAACGCATTTCGCACCACGAGCTTGGCGGCCGCGTCGGCGGCGTGCGTGAACTTCGCCGACATGCAGACGTCGCCCGCGGCGAAGATGCGGCGGTTGGTCGTGCGCAGGTGATCGTCCACGTGGACCCCGCGCGCGCCGTCGAAGGCGACGCCCGCGGCCTCGAGGCCGATGCCCTCGACGTTCGGCGCGCGGCCGATCCCGAGCAGGATCTCGTCGACCTCGAGCTCACGCGAAGCTCCCGCCACCGAGACGTGCAGCGTCTTCGCCGCGCCGTTGCGCCCCACGCGCTCCAGCTTCGCGCCCAAAAGCAGCTCGACGCCGTCGCGAGCCAGCGCGTCCTGCACGATCGCGGCGGCGTCGGGGTCCTCGCGGATCAGGATCTGCGGCGCGACCTCGAGGAGCGTCACCCGAACGCCGAGGCGCGCGAAGCACTGCGCGAGTTCGCAGCCGATCGGTCCCGCTCCGATCACCGCGAGCCGCGACGGGCGCTGCTCGAGCTCGAACACGCTCTCGTTGGTCAGGAATCCCGCTTCGACCAGGCCGGGGATCGGCAGCGCCGCGGCTCGAGCGCCCGTCGCCACGACGGCGCGCTTGAAGCGCAGAACCGCGCCCGCGACCTCGAGCGCCTGCGGCTCGACGAAGCGACCCTCGCCGAGAAAGACGTTTCCCCCGAGCGACGCGAAGCGCTGCGCGGAATCGTGCGGCGCGATCTCCGCGCGCACCCGGCGCACGCGCTCCATCACCGCCGCGAAATCGACGTCCACTCCGTCCGGAACCGCAACGCCGAAGCGCTTCGCATCGCGCACGTCGGCCGCGGCGCGTGCGGAGCGGATCAGCGTCTTCGACGGCACGCAGCCCACGTTCAGGCAGTCGCCGCCCATCAGGTGGCGCTCGACGAGCGCGACCCGCGCGCCGAGCCCCGCTGACACGGCCGCGCTCACCAGCCCGGCGGTTCCCGCGCCGAGCACCACCAGGTCGTAGCGGGACGCGGGCTCGGGGTTGCGCCAGCCCGGCGGGTGCACGCTCTCGACCAGCTTCTGGTTCCATTCGTCGCGAGGCAGAAGGGTTCCGGGACGGCTCATGGCGCGAGCGCCCCGTAGCAGCTCGAGCCCGCACCCGCGGTGCAGCCGAAGCAGTGCTCGCCGGTCGCGATCGGCTCGCCGTCGAGCTCGTCGAGAGACCCGATCGCGAAGATCGTCCGGCGCTTTCCGCCGCACGGCAGGTCGAGCGCCTGGTTGAAGTCGCAGTCGAAGAGCTCGCCGCGCCAGTCGACCGACACCGTCGTGCGACACATCAGACCGGGCACCGCGGCGGGATTGAAGTGGTTCACGAGCAGCGCCTGATAGGCCGCGAGCTCGCCCCTTCGCGCCAGCCACTCCGCGTAGCGGCGGATCGGCATGTTCGTGAGCGTGAGCAGGCGGTCGAACTCGATCCCGTGGCGTTGCCCGAGTTCGCGCTTGTAGCTTCGCTCTAGCTCCGCCTGCGCGGACGGCAGGAACGCCCCGGTCGGGTTGTGGACCAGGTCGAGCACGAGTCCGCTTCCCGGCCTTC
This sequence is a window from Deltaproteobacteria bacterium. Protein-coding genes within it:
- the der gene encoding ribosome biogenesis GTPase Der gives rise to the protein MRKRASPRSSACSGRSAVVDRVVRDADLDRAGAVLLGVERPSVLGGAVERRLGALAEERDKSGNELEDRRDLAEDRAADLHAVQEDEARNGARDLERELVVDLGQAVVHVLADDDGREQGIERRENQIRPRAAELARIGLRVSGRSRERGHQRERQERGSNGQRSRCMHHRTDPPGASEPCEPRPKPQAVSTSDRTGTFWSGAQMSKSGREGPPLVAIVGRANVGKSTLFNRLLRESRSLVEDRPGVTRDRVASLSLIEGREVLLVDTGGLDPEAELGIPAAIRRQVDLVVADAAVIVFVVDARDGVLPGDQQIAELLRRAGPQVVVVANKADNPKLEAASAEFHRLGFPEIIPTSAAHARGLVDLEIAIAERLPASSEPVATERRAGPPRLAIVGRPNVGKSSLLNALLGEERNIVADEPGTTRDSTDSFLRVDEREVVLVDTAGMRKPGRRSDRLERGSALMALRTIERADVGLLVLDAETGVAEQDAKIARLALDRGRPLVLVLNKWDTIENGHRGAEVERQLERRLGFVPEPVIVRTSAITGRGLARLLPEALR
- the miaA gene encoding tRNA (adenosine(37)-N6)-dimethylallyltransferase MiaA; protein product: MPRGGAKGRSARPARGRRAPRSPRRHALVPELPARPADPGDARPSRARAPLPATLVAADRPRVIAIVGPTGTGKTELACAVARRSGAEVVSADSMQVYRGMDIGTAKPSAAVRAEVPHHGLDLVDPDEPMSAGRWAELARRAAFEIAARGRPVLLVGGTGLYARAFAGGLIAGLGSDAALRAELETRSSEDLRAELERVDPAAAARIGRADRVRTVRALEAHRLARSPISAEQARHAFGDRPFEVVWLGLAMDRDRLASRLRARTEAIFAAGLVEELASLLAAGFAPGLRPLRAIGYREAGDLLAGRLSRADAIERAFIAPRRYAKRQRTWFRAEPELEWIDAEAREPAIERVLRAISRR
- the mutL gene encoding DNA mismatch repair endonuclease MutL, with translation MGKVRVLPSELVNQIAAGEVVERPASVVKELVENALDAHATQIRVAIREGGMAAISVSDDGTGMGPEDARLAFERHATSKLESAEDLARVSSLGFRGEALPSIASVAAVRMRTRQREDAIGTELEGFGAGIERSAPVACAEGTTIEVLELFGRVPARRKFLKSAVTEASHVVRWLERIALARPDVRFELERDGRRALLWLPTRDARERVLAVLPPGAGEDLRPVGGETPTLRVTGFASPTHVLRSGPSDLHVYVNGRPVRDRLLQFAVRDAYRDALPPGRYPVVVLFLQVDPGEVDVNVHPAKWEVRFRDPAAVTALLRRAIGAAVRVGTSAALEYRLAPLAQGGGGAVAAGDFDLSAGLFAPTPPGVAESADSRPTAASPGLSFARLRYVGQALGLYLVLEGESGLVLIDQHAAHERVLFERLRRAVLEDKLERQPLLVPLELELSRADAEILDANAELLARAGIELETGAATLRGTVRASLRSLPALLAGRRGASWPEMLAETARALAEPGPRESRDGLERALHELLASSACHAAVRKGDRLDPREAGALLEALDDTLWFPNCPHGRPILATLDRAELERRFLRR
- a CDS encoding sigma-54-dependent Fis family transcriptional regulator, with amino-acid sequence MSGLAPSAEPRAQIGGASPLLKGSSGATRRRGDRLVGSSRAIQRAIEQISVAGRGRFHVFVSAEDGAEKELIARLVHQASDWTTGDFFALDASLVPETLLARELLGCERGALPSLPTESVGAFARNAGGTVLIDRIEAIPRDLQRVLGVALGEGQIRRVGASATTPLDCRVIGSSIESLDSLVQSGKLDPDLGERLRLLEIRIPALRDRREDVLPLASRALTQASEEIERELGRPASARGFTREAQQRMQDYGWPGNERELLERVRAALRMARGEEIDADDLQLGSEASDEVPSFRDAKRAFERDYVGRVLRLCGGNISRAARIAKKDRKDFYDVLRRNGIDPDEFR
- a CDS encoding carbon-nitrogen hydrolase family protein — encoded protein: MLRAMIAAVVQMTSGSEVARNLSCAAELIEAAARRGAEIVALPENFALMREATGPGRNPHAQDVPGGEIVRFLRERAAEHRIVLAGGTFPERIDGDSRVFNTSIVIDRGGEILARYRKIHLFDVDLPGAVHRESESVAPGSEVVVAKLADCTLGLSVCYDVRFPELYRALVDRGATVLLVPAAFTVPTGRDHWEVLLRARAIESQCFVIAAAQWGEHGPTRRSYGRAQIVDPWGTVLCTAPDGEGVALAELDFGRLEDVRRRLPSLRHRRL
- a CDS encoding FHA domain-containing protein yields the protein MAKAALIVRAAGKPDVVFEIVSAETLIGRAPTCGLQLADESISREHSVVLADGGTYLLEDLQSTNGIKVNGKRVRSTELDHGDEIEIGQTRLIFRRE
- a CDS encoding TIGR00730 family Rossman fold protein produces the protein MAEFVEGFETLGPIWPAVSVFGGARAPVDSETYRLGREIGRSLGREGFAVITGGGPGAMEAANRGAHEVEAPSIGLNIKLPFEQHDNGYADTAIHFDYFFVRKVMFVKYACAFVMLPGGFGTLDEMFECLTLKQTGKCRDIPVILVGSDYWSGLIGWLETRVLEMGMIAKKDLKLFSLVDTSEEACRLVKEGWERMRQESPEGA
- a CDS encoding sigma-70 family RNA polymerase sigma factor, which gives rise to MLAVARRLLRSDDDAADAVQEAFISAFRAIGNFEGGARLSTWLHRIVVNAALMRLRSRARRPEMSIDDLLPRFVEDGQYLDEPREWRSPEPLGALERRETREMVRGLIDRLPTDYRTVLLLRDIEGLDTKETAELLGVTPNAAKIRLHRARLALRGLLDPHMRERGAP
- a CDS encoding mercuric reductase; translated protein: MSRPGTLLPRDEWNQKLVESVHPPGWRNPEPASRYDLVVLGAGTAGLVSAAVSAGLGARVALVERHLMGGDCLNVGCVPSKTLIRSARAAADVRDAKRFGVAVPDGVDVDFAAVMERVRRVRAEIAPHDSAQRFASLGGNVFLGEGRFVEPQALEVAGAVLRFKRAVVATGARAAALPIPGLVEAGFLTNESVFELEQRPSRLAVIGAGPIGCELAQCFARLGVRVTLLEVAPQILIREDPDAAAIVQDALARDGVELLLGAKLERVGRNGAAKTLHVSVAGASRELEVDEILLGIGRAPNVEGIGLEAAGVAFDGARGVHVDDHLRTTNRRIFAAGDVCMSAKFTHAADAAAKLVVRNAFFFGRGRVSALRVPWCTYTDPEVAHVGWYPRDAEANGVAIDSYVTPLRANDRSRAEGEEHGFVKIHVKKGTDRVVGATIVARHAGELIATIALGLSAGHGLGRLVDLILPYPTQAEAIKAASGAYTRTRLTPRVARLLGLLIRIAR